The Geobacter metallireducens GS-15 region TAGGAGATACCGCAAAAGATGCGGCTATTGACGATACATATCCGCGTGAAAGCAATGATTATGGTGAATTGATCACGTATCTGACTGCAAACGTATCCCATGCAGCTCTTGAATGCTTCAAGGATGGTTGGCTGGAATATATTCAGCAATACCCTGAAAGGATAAAACCTGCTGCATGGTGTGATGAATGTGGGCAAAAATTGAATATCGAGGATGCATTGATTGCCTGGAGCAAGGAAGACCAGAACGAAGTATTTATCCTTGATGCTGACTGCCGTGCAAAATTCGATGAATTTGATCCCATGGAATCGCGGCCACTTCCAGGAATTACCGGTGCTGACCTTGAGGAATTGGCAACAAAAGTAGGCTTGAGTGAACTCGACATAGAAAAGCTTGAAGAGAAACTGAAGCTATGGGCTGTTATTCCGGCATCAGGCAACTCTGGATGGGTATATTTCATAAAATCTGAAAGCAGTCATGAAATCAAGATCGGATATACCGCTGGCCCTATTGAAAAGCGGATAACCTCCCTTCAAACCGCCCATTCAAGCAATCTGCGTGTACTCGCTACTGTTCCTGGAACACGTGAATATGAAAAAGAACTCCACCGGAAGTTTGCAGATCACCGCCTCAAGGGTGAGTGGTTTGCTCCTCATCATGATCTGGTGTCATTTATTGCTGTACTCAAAGATAATGATTCTAGAGCAACATTAGTAGACCCGACTAACCAAACAGGACACTAGTGATATATTATTTCTTTTTCCCTATCTTTTTTGCTGGGGCGCCTTTACACAGATTCTCGTGAATGCTCGCACCGATTGAATTGGGAATAATATTGCTGTATTTTGTTTTTTCATCTTCATACGACCTGATAACGTTGCCGTTTTCAGCATAAATCAGTGAAATCGGCACTCTCAATTTTTGATTTGGGCAATCGACTTCAAACCTGCTCATAACATGTGACACATTTTTGTATTTTTCCTTTTCGTATTCGCTGATATCGATATCCTTGATATATTCTTCCTTGTCAGTTATTTCCCCGCGAATCCAGGCAACAGCAACTCCGTTCTTATTTTTTGTATATCCCTTCTTGTCGTAATAATAATTTACATCGCTGCTTGCTGCCACTGGTACCCAATTAGCGCCACGCTTGATATCGGCAAATACAATTGGAATCATCTCGCATGATTCAGCGTGCTTCATATCGCAAGCAGTTCGATAGTCGGTCAATGCTTCGGATTTCTTTCCGTCTTCGTAATAACAGTTTGCTCTCAGGTTGTAATTATATTCGGAATTTGGATTTAGCTTGATGCAAGTCGTATAGTCTGCAATAGCCTTCTTGTAATTTTTCAATTTGGCGTAATACTCCGCCCTGCCGTTATAAAATATCAAACGTTTAGGATGTTGTTTGATGAGGTCAGTATATATCCTGACGGCATCATCATATTTCTTGGTCTTTTCCATTACACCGTCTATATAAAAATAACCAAAAGTGACGTTGTCGCTTACAGACAAACCTTTCGTATAATACTCAAGGGCTTTATCGTACTTGTTGTTTTCTTCATAATACGAACCATACAAATAGTGTGCATCTTCATTATTAGGGCTGATTGAAAGCGCTTTTTTAGCACAATCCAGAACCTTGCTAAAATCATTTTTTATCTTATGCTGCCACCCCTTTTCAACATAATAATCCGCTTTCTTCGGATTCAGCTGTATTGCTGTTTCATAGAGTTTTATTGCCTTGTCAGCATTGGCATAGTCGCAAAATAGTGAATCTGTGAAAATACGGGCCTGTGTTGCATAAAACACATCATTGCCTGGGTTTATGGCGATAGCCTTGTTCAGATCATCAACCGCGTTACGGCACGATTCTCTGTTCGATGCCACGATTTGCTGATATTCATCTGATTTGCTATCTGCATACATTCTTCGCTGCAGATAGTAATTAGCTCTTTTCCCGTAATATTCAGCCTTCTTCGGGTTCAACTCGATTGCTTTGGAAATTTCCTCAATCGCTGCTGGAGTGTTATTCATAGAAGAATACTGCTCAGCATAATAAAGATGCTTCTCTTCGGGAGATTTAAATTCAACATTTCCCCGTTGGACAATCCGTATACCGGCTGCAAATGTTATCTTGTCGAAAGTCATGTTCATAGATTTTGAATTGAATCCAGTCATCGGAGGGCTGTCAGGAAATTCGATTATGTCACCGATGGAAATAGTGGTTTGCGTGACGGCAACCCATAATGGTGCACCATTCTCCTCAATTCTTATGTACGTGTAGCCACCACTGTCTGTCGCAAATAAGACCTTGCCCTTGTGAACAGCCCCTTCCGGTATCTGAACAACGTCCCGCTCGATATCCTCCGGGGTTACTGTCTCAAAGCCGGAAGGTGACTCTGCTCTCTTTTTAAGCCCCTTCACAGGGGGCGCTTTCTCCTGAGTGGGAAGATTAGTGACGTAGCTCGCTGGTATGGCAAAATTTAGGTTCTGGCCACCTGCCATAATCGAGGTGGCAACCCCTATCGCCTCCCCCTTGCTGTTCAGCACTGGACTGCCACTACTCCCCTGTGAGATGGGCGCTGAAATTTGCAGGAAACCATCTTCCCCTCTGATGGCGCTGATAATACCATCAGTAACCGTTGTCTCCAGACCAAGGGGGTTCCCGATAACTACGACATCATCACCTTGAGTGGGCGTAATGTTCGATGTCAGCTTAATAAAAGGCAGGTTCTGTTCCTTAACTCGAACCAGGGCAACATCCTTAACCGCATCTGCAGCGATGACCTCAGTCGGCTCAAGGAAAGTGCCATCGGATTTTTTAACATACAGAATGCCAGTAGTACTCTTATTCCATGGCTCTATGACGTGGGCATTTGTAACAATGATACCGTTCTGGTCAATGATGAACCCACTGCCACCAGCGACTATCTTTTGTTTATCTTCAACGTAAATGGAAACGACTGCGGACTTCTTGGAAAGAACAACCTCGGGTATTCTGGCGATGGAAACATGAGGAACTGAAAAAAGAATTGCAATAATTAGAAGATTTGTAATTAACCGCATAAAGCCCTCCATTTAAAGGCTGGATTTCATCGACATTTCAATTTATTAGCCTAACAACCATACAATCGTTAGCAACAAAATCAAGATGATGAACGAGCCGGCCAACAAAATGGTTCTTACGACCTCGAGTCCTGCACGCGTATCGAAAAATTCAATCGGTTTCGCACCTACTAATGCCAAAATCGAAGCTTTCAGCCACTCCGCCGCACCCTCAATACATCGGCTGCTTTAGCGAAGATTATCATCAGGCGAACAAGGTGATCTGTGAGATGAGGATTCAAGAGGCGATCAGCATCATAGCGCTGCAAGGAGCGCCAAGAAACAGGCAGCAATCCACATAGCTCCTTTACAGGAATACCAAAAGCACGTGCCACAATATCTACGGAACATCGAGGAGGTCCCTTGCGCGTAATAACGACGAGTTCTCTCTAATCAAAAATTTTCTTCCCTTCAAGAATCTTCTGAATCACTTGAATGCTCATCGAACCCTCCTCGGTCAGCCCCCGCTTGTCTTGGTCCGTTTCCGGAATTCCCATGGGGGTTCAGGATCGGCATCTTGCCAGATCCCTCGTTTCTCACTGCGGGCGATGTCCTCGTCATCAAGGAAATATGCACTGAAACGGTCGAGGTACTTCCGGAATGCCCATGACCATCCCTCTCGAACCATTTCCCGATTGATATTCCGATCCCCCAACCAGACAAAGGAAACCGATCGTCGATACTTGTCGATGCCCATCACCTCAAGTCGTACCGACTTGTTCGAAACCTTGTCAGCAAGAGCATGAAACGCCTCTTCACCGAAAGGTTGTCCTGGCTTTGTAACCACACCGGTCTTTCTGTTGATTTTCTCAGTTTCAGGAGCATCGATACCATACAGTCGAACCTTGACCCTTGTTCCCTCGGAATCGATGGTGATCGTGTCGCCATCGACGACCTTCACCACTTCCCCCTCGATGATCCGCAAGGGCTCCTTTGCCCATACCGGCAGAGAAATAAGGATTATCCATAACAGGACAACACCGCAAATTCGTTTCATCACGGCTCCACGAAGCTCAATTGTTCAAATCGACGTTCCAGTTCGACTTGTGACCATCGGAAATGATCAGGTGCGTAAACCCCATATCCCGGAGGTCTTTAATGATTTCCCCAGTTTCCGTGATTGTAGCAGCAAACGACCGGTCCACGCCAGGCCACTCGATACAAAAGGTTTTGCCACCATCCCCCTCTAAGTCAACCTTCGATCCCTGAAATTTCTTCGAGAACTTCTCCTGAAAGTTCAGGCGAAATCGCTGGCGTTGCTCGCTAGACACTTCCTGGCCCCGGGGCGTGGTATCGGACAGCCTTATTTCTGGCGAGGGTAGCTTCGCTGCCTTGCTTCGCATTCCGAATGTTATGGTCAGCAACGGGACAAGTATAGTAGCCAACAGCAGCAACCGTTTGTTGCTCCCGCGTTGCGATAATCCCCCGTCTCTTTCTTCTGTCGACATCTACCCCTCCCTGGTCAGCCTAAAGATCGCCCGCCCCTCGCACAGGCACAAGTTCGCCCTGCCGCCACCCGTTCAAGATAGGCCGGCACTGCCTTCTTCGCCACGCCGCCGAGGGAGTGCATGAGCTCAAAGGTGACCTGCCTGAGGCGATAGGTTTCCTTGAGTTCCCCGATCATCGCCGTCCAGAGCTGGGCGGTCATTTCCGCATCGGCGAGAGCCCGGTGGAAGACTCCGTCTGTCTGGAGGCTGAGGTGGCTGACCAGCGTCTCCAGGCGGTGGTTTGGGGCATTGGTGTAGATCCGGCGGGCAGCGAGCATTGAGCAGGCAAAGTCCCCGGTCCGTCTCCTGCCGATGCGGGAGAGTTCGGCGTCCAGGAAGCGGCGGTCGAAGCTCGCGTTGTGGGCAACCAGGTTGTGGCCGGCAATGAAGGAGGCAAACCGCTCCATCACCTGCTCCGCAGGTGGGGCCTTGGCCAGCATCTCATTGGTGATGCCGGTGTATTCCTCGATGAAACCGCTCACCCTCTTGCCGGGATTCATGAGACTCTGGAATCTGTCAACAATCCGGTTGTTCCGGACCAGTACCGCACCGATCTCGATGGCCCGGTCGCCATAGCCAGGTGAGAGGCCAGTTGTCTCGAAGTCGAGGATGACGGCGGTAAACTTCCCCATCAGGACTCCCCGTTGATGGAGTTCTTGAGGACCGCACTGGGCTTGAATGTCAGCACTCGCCGGGACTGGATGGTGAGCGCCTCGCCGGTCTGGGGATTGCGCCCCCGCCGGTCCGCTTTCCTTTTTACTTCGAAGTTGCCAAAACCGGTGATCTTTATCCTGTCTTCCCGCTCAAGGGTCTTCTTGATTTGCTCAAGGAGCACTTCGACCATCTCGTCCGCTTCTCTCCTTGAATAGCTCCCTTGGTGCTCACCAGTTCTGCAATCTCTTCTTTTGTCATGGGGTTACGCTTCCTCCCATTGCTTATCGTTTTTTAATCGCGGGAATTTACCACAAATTCATCGGGCAGAGGAAGCTTTCTGCGCAACACACCATTGGCGTAACCGGTTGCGCTGATAGGATGTTAATCGGCATGGAACTTTGACCCACTTTGAGGGGTAATCGGCGTCCAAGAGTGACCCACCACTTAACAGGCTATCTTGTTGATATTGCGATTTTATTTATGTTGTTACCAGGGTCAACCTTGCTTGCCGATGGCGGGTCAATCCACGATGCCGATTAACAATCCACTACCAATTCATGGAGAGGTCCGGGAGATGACGAAAGCCGATTTAGCCGACAAAATTCAGGAAAGGATCTCTTGCCAGAAGAAGGAAGCCGTTGAATTGGTGGAACTCGTCATGGAATCGCTCAAGGATGCCATTGCGACCGAAGGACTTGTGAAGATCAGCGGTTTTGGAAATTTTGTCGTTCGGCAGAAGACGGATAGAGCCGGAAGGAACCCGCAGACCGGGGAGACAATTACCATTTCATCTCGGAAGGTTCTGACGTTCAAACCAAGCGTGATCTTGAAAAATCGGATAAATTCCAGCTTGATGTCAAGTGACTGATAGCATTAGTCTCGTTGAACAAAGAACGGGGAAAGGTTTATCATTGCTTCCCGTGCCTTCATAATATCAGTCCCAACCTTCCGTGAAAGAATTTCAACAAGGTCTTCTTGATTCGGTTGACCGAGTACCATCCTATAAAGAAGACGCTGCTGCTTCAACCATTCTAATCGCTGGTGTTCCTCGCTAAGAGGAACACTGAAGATCCATCTTCTTGATTGAGCACCATTGCAAACCCACCAGGGTGACATTCCTGATTTATCGCTGAGAGTATCGTGCGCAAGACGCTCAAGCGTTTCCCACGGACTCCCAGAATTAGTCTTCCCGTAGATATCTACTTTAGATGCAATCGCCTGCCGAATACATAGTCCACCAAACCTTTGAATACGACCCTCCCGCTGTTCCAAGTCAACAGGGTTCCTCGGAAGATCCCAATGAACCACAGTGTCGCACCAAAGGTGGAAATCCAGACCTTCCTGACCTACGGACGTTGTTACTAAGACGTGAGGCCAGAATGGCGAATTAAAAGCCTTTTGAAGATCCTCAGTCCGCAACTGAGCTTCACCACCCTCTTGGAGGGCACCCTCCTTCATATCAATAAACGGCAGAGCAGCGTGGCAGCGCAAATTAAATGACGTTTCTCCGCTTGCAGCAGGAGCAGTTAACCTGAAAGATCCTGTTCGCAGCCTGAGAGCAGTCCGAAGCGCCTTTAAAAGATCTGATCCCTCGGCACCTCGCGTCTTCCGCAATATCCAGAAATGTTCGTCGAGAACGGCTTCAAGATTGCCATCTTTCACCGCCTTACGTATTGCGTCCGGATAGGTATCATCTCTCGCTTCAAGTGCTGCAGCAAATACGGGGTGATCGAGGTATGACCTGAAGCCGTTCCATGACAGATCGAGTGTTTCGGCAAACCCTGATGCAGTTACCGCATCCGGCCAGTGTCTCTTCAAGGCACGCGCCAGAACAACCCCGGGCGATGAAAGAGCGTAATCTACAAGGTCTTCCAACTCTTTCGGGGTGACATGACCAACAGGTTTCCCTGCTTCATCCTCCCACTTCTTTACTGCGGCAGAAGAACCGGCCCCGAGAATGTCACGGCCTGCCGTCAGCGCTGCACGCCAGGCCGCTCCGATGAATCGCGCAGGTTTTGTATATTCAGCATCCAGGCGCGCAAGAAGTATCCACGTTCGTCGCGCTTTTCCGCTTGATTCGACAGAAATTCCGAGATCCTTCAGTGCCTTTTTGATTTGGTCACGAACATTTTTCTTCAATCTGTCTGGGGCACTCAATGTCACCAGAGGATCGATTTGAGAAAGAAAGATGGAGGGATGAAAGAGGCCAAGCAGTTGGGGCCGCTTCGGAGACGGTTGAAGAAGGCGCCTTTTGGAAACGCTTTCATAAACAACGTTAGTCCCACGCGCAGAAGCTACTTCCACGTCATAACTAAGTAAAGCAGCAACTGCCTGTGGAACGGCCCGGAAACGACTGAACACCAACGCCTTGCCAGTCGTCTTTCCTTTCCATTTTCCTCGGAGGGGCCACCATGGGAATGATGGCGATACCCATGGCAAAGAGAGGGATTCCGGAGAAAGTCGTTGACGTAACGCGCGCATTTTTGGATGAGGGGGATCAAATGGCTTGAGTTTATCGCGAGATGATTTGCGGAACCAGGAAATGCCGCGTCGAGGTATGCATTTGGCATGGCGACGCGCAACGTAACGGATTGACATAGTCTGCATCGGGATTGGAATTGAGGACCAATAAGGAACCGCCCACGGATGGTGACGCAGTTGGAAACAGTCGGCAAGATGTTTAAACGTCTTGATGTCTGCGCTGATCACTGACGAGGGAAGGTGTTCTGTTCGGAAATCATCCCAACCATCTGGATGCGCCCCCCTCTCTGTCCGAGCGACAATACACGAAAGAAGTGACTCAATTTCTATTTTTGCGACAGCTGCTTCAGATGAGGTAGGCGTACCCTTTCGAATTTCTTTTTCCAACACCCCAAAAGATTTCTGGCACCTGCCCAGACGAACTCCGCAATCATCAACATTTCCCCACAGAAATTTCAGAAGGCTGAGAAATTCCGTATGGTGAGCGCTGCCTTCCGACTCTTCCCAACGACGGGAATACATCCTGTAGGGAGTTGCAGACAACAGCAGCAAACCAGGCCGACAAGAAGGGTCATCACCTCTCAGGACATTGATAACCCGTTTTTCTGCATTGTCGAGATCCGGCGCCAGAAGATCCCGAAAGCGTTGGAACTCGTCAAAAATTACCAGGTCGGGTGTTAATGTCCTTATTGCACATGCCGCTAGAGCATTTCGGAGGTGTGCTACAAAATCGAGTGCCTTTTTCGATTGAATTTCCAGGTTCTGAACGACGGACTGGCCTTTTCCAATGTCGAACTCCTCGCGAACAGATCGGATAAAGGACTTCAGCAGTGTGTCCGTAACTTTACTACGTTGCGTATAGACCGCAGCGCCCCAGGATCTTGAAGCTGAGCGCCGAAACACCTTTTCATCAACCAATTCAAGAAGCTCTGGCCACGCTGACTCTATAAGCGCAAAAATCAACGCCCGTTCTTCACATCGACCAGCACTTTTTCGTTTGCCACTTCTGAGAGGAATTGATGTATCCGGGGTGAGAGTGTAAATAGCAAGTTGTCTGTCCGAAGGCTTGACCGATGTCGCCATGAGGGTCAGACGATCCGTACGACTGGTGGCCGAATCTCTTCGATCATGCGGAATTACTTCCAGCAATTTGTTGCGATTCTGACGAGCTACAGTAAGGTTACTGCAGACATAAAATACAACCAGCGGCCGAGTTTTTCCCTCCATCATCTTTTTAACAAGTGCCTGAGCAACAACAGTTTTCCCAAGGCCAACTTCATCGGCAACCAGAAACCGGCGTGATCCGTTTGGATCATGAAAGGCTTTCAGAATTCGAGCAACAGTTGCTTCCTGAAAAGGTTTCGGGTCGCTCATGATATCAAACCAGCCCCTGTGTAATCATCTTCCATAATTCCTGAAATTTCTCAATTTCCGCCAGCTCCTCTGGGGTAGCATCGGTTTCATGTTGTTCAAAAGCCTTCAGAAAGGAGGTAACGCGTAGGTTTATATCGGCAAGCGTTTTTCGGTTTCTGGTCCACGCTCGAAGAATATCTTCAAGAGATGGCGCAATTAACTCCATTTGGAATGAAACTCCGGAATCAGTTGAACCAGTTTTATCCGAAGTCCAGTCACCACCGCCATCACTCCCAGCATTATCGAGGAGAAGACTTCTCAGCCACTGAAGAAACATTCTTGGCCCAAGGTATGAAGCAAAGGCAAGCCGATCCCGTTCTTCACCAAGTGGAGGATTAACAGGAACTCGCTGGCACCATTCCTGGGATTTTTCATTCAATGACAGGCGTATATGAATGAATTCACTATCACGCGGTCTCGGGACCAGGGGAAGAATAAGCGATGAAGCCCCCCTTGGCCATGTATGTAATGCCTCTCCGAGAATGCCAACTTCCAGTTCGATCGCTGGCTTATGTGGATGAGGCGGGACCTTTGCGACAAGTTCATTTCTATCCGCATGAATTTGCCGCTGAACATCCCAGATTGCAGCAACCTCATTTCGAGCGTCCGCCAAATCTTTCTCGGTAGGATCGTCTGGATCGATGACCGGGGGCATGGACGAATCAAACTCTTGAGATGAATCTGCAAAAGTGCGTAAACCTTTATAAACGGTCTCGTCCACGGTGAGTTCAGCTAATACCTCGTAATTCTCACTCCAACCTCTTGTAGTCGCATTTGCGCTCCCAACCCACAAAGTGCGCCCCAAAGAATGCTTAACGGACAATATTTTCGCATGCAGTCCACGGGAAACATCTTCATCTGATTCCATAGCCTCGTCAAACTCAGGATGCGGTTCATCGGTAAGGGCCTCATCCAGGTACAACATTTCGGCATATGAAGAGAGTGGTTTCTTCGCTTGAGCTAGAAGTTTCGCCAGTGCAGTACCCGTTGAGAGTATTGTTCGATGAGTTTTTTCGTCTGCCCCCCAGCTTCCGAACTTTCGTACCGTGTTAGCATCCAAAAAAGGACTCACCAATAAGAGCTCGGATACACCTTTCGGTTCGGATGGGATATCGCGAAGTTCACCGGGGCAAAACAACTTGACATCTTTAACAGAAGTCCCTGCCGGCGCGTCCCATTGTACACCAGCGACCTTTAAGCGTATTATTTCAGGGAGTTCTGCGAATTCGGCGAGCTTCTTGACAAGTGGAGGTATGCCAGGAACTATGGTTCCCCGCTGGCCAGGGGTTCCAGTAAGGAGAATTCCCGTATC contains the following coding sequences:
- a CDS encoding integration host factor subunit alpha; translation: MVEVLLEQIKKTLEREDRIKITGFGNFEVKRKADRRGRNPQTGEALTIQSRRVLTFKPSAVLKNSINGES
- a CDS encoding 3'-5' exonuclease — encoded protein: MGKFTAVILDFETTGLSPGYGDRAIEIGAVLVRNNRIVDRFQSLMNPGKRVSGFIEEYTGITNEMLAKAPPAEQVMERFASFIAGHNLVAHNASFDRRFLDAELSRIGRRRTGDFACSMLAARRIYTNAPNHRLETLVSHLSLQTDGVFHRALADAEMTAQLWTAMIGELKETYRLRQVTFELMHSLGGVAKKAVPAYLERVAAGRTCACARGGRSLG
- a CDS encoding phospholipase D family protein, whose amino-acid sequence is MTRQNWDSLPYLDAIRPDPGWRVEYAVVATYSADLVAVVAALLAFAGLDDDRGSGTKMDLADACEMLRRRVRFVVQRGRVSLPRKTSRIIGICDQFIREVPADERKRSWHPKTTVVSYRNDADGRLVWRLWLGSRNLTQDISWDTGILLTGTPGQRGTIVPGIPPLVKKLAEFAELPEIIRLKVAGVQWDAPAGTSVKDVKLFCPGELRDIPSEPKGVSELLLVSPFLDANTVRKFGSWGADEKTHRTILSTGTALAKLLAQAKKPLSSYAEMLYLDEALTDEPHPEFDEAMESDEDVSRGLHAKILSVKHSLGRTLWVGSANATTRGWSENYEVLAELTVDETVYKGLRTFADSSQEFDSSMPPVIDPDDPTEKDLADARNEVAAIWDVQRQIHADRNELVAKVPPHPHKPAIELEVGILGEALHTWPRGASSLILPLVPRPRDSEFIHIRLSLNEKSQEWCQRVPVNPPLGEERDRLAFASYLGPRMFLQWLRSLLLDNAGSDGGGDWTSDKTGSTDSGVSFQMELIAPSLEDILRAWTRNRKTLADINLRVTSFLKAFEQHETDATPEELAEIEKFQELWKMITQGLV
- a CDS encoding C-terminal helicase domain-containing protein, producing the protein MSDPKPFQEATVARILKAFHDPNGSRRFLVADEVGLGKTVVAQALVKKMMEGKTRPLVVFYVCSNLTVARQNRNKLLEVIPHDRRDSATSRTDRLTLMATSVKPSDRQLAIYTLTPDTSIPLRSGKRKSAGRCEERALIFALIESAWPELLELVDEKVFRRSASRSWGAAVYTQRSKVTDTLLKSFIRSVREEFDIGKGQSVVQNLEIQSKKALDFVAHLRNALAACAIRTLTPDLVIFDEFQRFRDLLAPDLDNAEKRVINVLRGDDPSCRPGLLLLSATPYRMYSRRWEESEGSAHHTEFLSLLKFLWGNVDDCGVRLGRCQKSFGVLEKEIRKGTPTSSEAAVAKIEIESLLSCIVARTERGAHPDGWDDFRTEHLPSSVISADIKTFKHLADCFQLRHHPWAVPYWSSIPIPMQTMSIRYVARRHAKCIPRRGISWFRKSSRDKLKPFDPPHPKMRALRQRLSPESLSLPWVSPSFPWWPLRGKWKGKTTGKALVFSRFRAVPQAVAALLSYDVEVASARGTNVVYESVSKRRLLQPSPKRPQLLGLFHPSIFLSQIDPLVTLSAPDRLKKNVRDQIKKALKDLGISVESSGKARRTWILLARLDAEYTKPARFIGAAWRAALTAGRDILGAGSSAAVKKWEDEAGKPVGHVTPKELEDLVDYALSSPGVVLARALKRHWPDAVTASGFAETLDLSWNGFRSYLDHPVFAAALEARDDTYPDAIRKAVKDGNLEAVLDEHFWILRKTRGAEGSDLLKALRTALRLRTGSFRLTAPAASGETSFNLRCHAALPFIDMKEGALQEGGEAQLRTEDLQKAFNSPFWPHVLVTTSVGQEGLDFHLWCDTVVHWDLPRNPVDLEQREGRIQRFGGLCIRQAIASKVDIYGKTNSGSPWETLERLAHDTLSDKSGMSPWWVCNGAQSRRWIFSVPLSEEHQRLEWLKQQRLLYRMVLGQPNQEDLVEILSRKVGTDIMKAREAMINLSPFFVQRD
- a CDS encoding YozE family protein yields the protein MPKCTAQEIIKEISEVQSISLPNDWFDNLSDKQSVFSSLYQWMTDSGRVPSDQLTTLHNRTYVGEKTYSKLLTFERKRLAKTLKLRGEKLEEAVAWSDMNSGPKSEIGQSPIAGDVILVIPESSRKALNDFSIRFRNENWLAAVKKVKNHAAGATYYQWLVSQVERPDHIGDTAKDAAIDDTYPRESNDYGELITYLTANVSHAALECFKDGWLEYIQQYPERIKPAAWCDECGQKLNIEDALIAWSKEDQNEVFILDADCRAKFDEFDPMESRPLPGITGADLEELATKVGLSELDIEKLEEKLKLWAVIPASGNSGWVYFIKSESSHEIKIGYTAGPIEKRITSLQTAHSSNLRVLATVPGTREYEKELHRKFADHRLKGEWFAPHHDLVSFIAVLKDNDSRATLVDPTNQTGH
- a CDS encoding surface-adhesin E family protein, giving the protein MRLITNLLIIAILFSVPHVSIARIPEVVLSKKSAVVSIYVEDKQKIVAGGSGFIIDQNGIIVTNAHVIEPWNKSTTGILYVKKSDGTFLEPTEVIAADAVKDVALVRVKEQNLPFIKLTSNITPTQGDDVVVIGNPLGLETTVTDGIISAIRGEDGFLQISAPISQGSSGSPVLNSKGEAIGVATSIMAGGQNLNFAIPASYVTNLPTQEKAPPVKGLKKRAESPSGFETVTPEDIERDVVQIPEGAVHKGKVLFATDSGGYTYIRIEENGAPLWVAVTQTTISIGDIIEFPDSPPMTGFNSKSMNMTFDKITFAAGIRIVQRGNVEFKSPEEKHLYYAEQYSSMNNTPAAIEEISKAIELNPKKAEYYGKRANYYLQRRMYADSKSDEYQQIVASNRESCRNAVDDLNKAIAINPGNDVFYATQARIFTDSLFCDYANADKAIKLYETAIQLNPKKADYYVEKGWQHKIKNDFSKVLDCAKKALSISPNNEDAHYLYGSYYEENNKYDKALEYYTKGLSVSDNVTFGYFYIDGVMEKTKKYDDAVRIYTDLIKQHPKRLIFYNGRAEYYAKLKNYKKAIADYTTCIKLNPNSEYNYNLRANCYYEDGKKSEALTDYRTACDMKHAESCEMIPIVFADIKRGANWVPVAASSDVNYYYDKKGYTKNKNGVAVAWIRGEITDKEEYIKDIDISEYEKEKYKNVSHVMSRFEVDCPNQKLRVPISLIYAENGNVIRSYEDEKTKYSNIIPNSIGASIHENLCKGAPAKKIGKKK
- a CDS encoding antitoxin Xre/MbcA/ParS toxin-binding domain-containing protein, translating into MEGAAEWLKASILALVGAKPIEFFDTRAGLEVVRTILLAGSFIILILLLTIVWLLG
- a CDS encoding integration host factor subunit alpha; amino-acid sequence: MTKADLADKIQERISCQKKEAVELVELVMESLKDAIATEGLVKISGFGNFVVRQKTDRAGRNPQTGETITISSRKVLTFKPSVILKNRINSSLMSSD
- a CDS encoding thermonuclease family protein, with translation MKRICGVVLLWIILISLPVWAKEPLRIIEGEVVKVVDGDTITIDSEGTRVKVRLYGIDAPETEKINRKTGVVTKPGQPFGEEAFHALADKVSNKSVRLEVMGIDKYRRSVSFVWLGDRNINREMVREGWSWAFRKYLDRFSAYFLDDEDIARSEKRGIWQDADPEPPWEFRKRTKTSGG